From Streptomyces asiaticus, one genomic window encodes:
- a CDS encoding MmyB family transcriptional regulator: MSSSDPHHSELGAFLKARRRELSPAQVGLPDSAGRRRVRGLRREEVALLASISPDYYTRLEQGRRQASEPVLDTLARVLRLDDGERAYLFELSGRDAARPRRRTAQKVHPQLRRLLDDLATTPAVVLGRRTDILAWNPMAAALFTDFARIPVEQRNFVRLVFREPAIRALYPDWDWVAQTSLAQLRMAAARDPNDPRLAKLVGELSLQDPDFRRWWGAHRVAVQGTGTKVLHHPVVGELTLDWSFLTCADDPDQQLITLTAEPGTPSHDRLRILASWAARSAGHPVADG; this comes from the coding sequence ATGAGCAGCAGCGACCCGCACCACAGCGAACTGGGCGCCTTCCTCAAGGCGCGGCGCAGGGAGCTGAGCCCGGCCCAGGTCGGGCTGCCCGATTCGGCGGGCAGGCGCAGGGTCAGGGGTCTGCGCCGGGAGGAGGTGGCCTTGCTGGCGTCGATCAGCCCCGACTACTACACGCGTCTGGAGCAGGGCCGCCGCCAGGCTTCCGAACCGGTGCTGGACACCCTTGCGCGCGTTCTCCGGCTCGACGACGGTGAGCGTGCCTACCTGTTCGAACTGTCCGGCCGGGACGCCGCCCGGCCCCGTCGGCGCACCGCACAGAAGGTTCACCCGCAGCTTCGGCGGCTGCTGGACGACCTCGCCACCACGCCGGCCGTCGTCCTGGGCCGGCGCACGGACATCCTCGCCTGGAACCCCATGGCCGCCGCGCTGTTCACCGACTTCGCGCGCATCCCGGTGGAACAACGCAACTTCGTACGGCTGGTCTTCCGCGAACCGGCCATCAGGGCGCTGTACCCGGACTGGGACTGGGTGGCCCAGACCAGCCTGGCGCAGCTGCGCATGGCGGCCGCCCGGGACCCGAACGATCCACGGCTGGCCAAACTGGTGGGCGAGCTGTCGCTTCAGGACCCCGACTTCCGGCGGTGGTGGGGCGCCCATCGCGTCGCCGTCCAGGGCACCGGCACGAAGGTCCTCCACCATCCGGTCGTCGGTGAACTCACCCTCGACTGGTCCTTCCTCACCTGCGCCGACGACCCCGACCAGCAGCTGATCACCCTGACCGCCGAGCCCGGCACCCCCAGCCACGACCGGCTGCGCATCCTCGCTTCATGGGCGGCGCGATCGGCCGGCCACCCGGTGGCGGACGGCTGA
- a CDS encoding alpha/beta hydrolase yields MKANVTFPSSQLAIAGILFTPDDHTGGRLPAVVISHPGGGVKEQSPSVYAGRLADAGFAALVFDAAYQGESEGEPRGLENPFQRAEDIKSAVTYLTTRADIDPDRIGALGICASGGYVPYAAQTDHRIKSVATVSAVDLGSVFREGLGRAQDPAVLQALLDQAGALRTAEAHGAAPRLEAWIPDNAEELLETATRQFRETYEFYRTPRGHHPRANQGWVLRSIDLIAQYDSYAMIRLISPRPLLMIAGSEAETAYFSREAIERAAEPKRLVIIDGASHIDLYDRDEYVTPAVAELTAFFGTHLAG; encoded by the coding sequence ATGAAGGCCAACGTCACCTTCCCCAGCAGCCAGCTCGCCATCGCCGGGATTCTCTTCACCCCCGACGACCACACCGGCGGCCGGTTGCCGGCCGTTGTCATCTCCCACCCGGGAGGCGGTGTGAAGGAACAGAGCCCGAGCGTCTACGCCGGACGCCTGGCCGACGCCGGGTTCGCCGCGCTCGTCTTCGACGCCGCCTACCAGGGCGAGAGCGAGGGCGAGCCGCGAGGTCTGGAGAACCCCTTCCAGCGGGCCGAGGACATCAAGTCCGCCGTGACCTATCTGACCACCCGTGCCGACATCGACCCGGACCGTATCGGCGCTCTGGGCATCTGCGCGTCCGGCGGTTACGTCCCCTACGCCGCGCAGACCGACCACCGCATCAAGAGCGTCGCCACGGTCAGCGCCGTGGACCTCGGGTCGGTGTTCCGCGAGGGGCTGGGCCGCGCCCAGGACCCGGCGGTCCTCCAGGCCCTGCTCGACCAGGCCGGCGCACTGCGCACCGCGGAGGCACACGGCGCGGCCCCTCGGCTGGAGGCATGGATCCCCGACAACGCCGAGGAGCTGCTGGAGACCGCCACCCGGCAGTTCCGGGAGACGTACGAGTTCTACCGCACCCCGCGCGGCCACCACCCGCGCGCGAACCAGGGATGGGTGCTGCGCTCCATCGACCTGATCGCCCAGTACGACTCGTACGCGATGATCCGGCTCATCTCGCCCCGCCCCCTGCTGATGATCGCCGGTTCGGAGGCGGAGACCGCCTACTTCAGCAGGGAAGCGATCGAGAGGGCGGCCGAGCCCAAACGACTGGTCATCATCGACGGCGCCAGCCACATCGACCTGTACGACAGGGACGAATACGTCACCCCCGCCGTGGCCGAACTCACCGCGTTCTTCGGCACGCACCTGGCCGGCTGA
- a CDS encoding VWA domain-containing protein — protein MSRRDAPAPDDPASRAGTWPGRSATAPVRHTAAVVADRFDRITWRDTYEQSAGLREVAEELNGRHDHATDLLTDVFLAAYKVGPRLRERAEMAPSRLVNHQVVSALVESPEFAELRRETAGDPYAAAMAVLAQAAAVRGMLERSRAAQERAERASRAQQDADGAAAAADEALQRAADETDGDGTVPAPATDAVRQAIDAAEAAEAAARRAAQHATRALAAAAPGIRAAARNAASEAAEAVREEAALMRAWGVAPGELERMPFDERARLAERLRTGRLARWAKLIGRFRQMAAGERARKVENATGELVGVTLGDDLSRVIPSELAGLGLPELRAVFAARYAAGELMLYDAQGEQTTGQGAIVACVDTSHSMYAAGPGGVTREAWSKACALALLDQARHAGRDFVGILFSAADKLRVFRFPADAPRPAGIDPILDFAETFLGGGTSYQAPLTAAAGLLAEEFDAAARTRGDIVMITDDECGVTEEWMRGWKDAKHRLGFRVFGVVIGAPRATETGSVLEALCDNLRSIEDLTDVHAAADLFRVI, from the coding sequence GTGAGCAGGCGCGACGCGCCCGCGCCCGACGATCCGGCGAGCCGGGCCGGAACGTGGCCGGGCCGGTCCGCCACCGCTCCCGTACGGCACACCGCGGCCGTGGTCGCGGACCGGTTCGACCGCATCACCTGGCGCGACACCTATGAGCAGTCGGCCGGGCTGCGCGAGGTGGCCGAGGAGCTCAACGGGCGCCACGACCACGCCACCGACCTCCTCACCGATGTGTTCCTGGCCGCCTACAAGGTCGGGCCGCGGTTGCGCGAGCGCGCCGAGATGGCCCCCTCCCGGCTGGTGAACCACCAGGTCGTCTCGGCACTGGTGGAGTCACCGGAGTTCGCCGAGCTGCGCCGGGAGACGGCCGGCGACCCGTACGCCGCCGCCATGGCCGTGCTCGCCCAGGCCGCCGCGGTGCGCGGGATGCTGGAGCGCTCCCGGGCGGCCCAGGAGCGGGCCGAGCGGGCGAGCAGGGCCCAGCAGGACGCCGACGGCGCGGCGGCCGCCGCGGACGAGGCGCTCCAGCGGGCGGCGGACGAGACCGACGGAGACGGCACCGTGCCGGCCCCGGCCACCGACGCCGTACGCCAGGCGATCGACGCCGCCGAGGCCGCCGAAGCCGCCGCGCGGCGAGCCGCCCAACACGCCACGCGGGCCCTCGCGGCGGCGGCCCCCGGCATCCGCGCCGCCGCGCGGAACGCGGCGAGCGAGGCCGCCGAGGCCGTACGGGAGGAGGCCGCGCTGATGCGGGCATGGGGCGTGGCCCCCGGCGAGCTCGAGCGGATGCCGTTCGACGAGCGCGCCCGGCTCGCCGAGCGGCTGCGCACCGGCCGCCTCGCCCGGTGGGCCAAGCTGATCGGCCGCTTCCGGCAGATGGCCGCCGGCGAGCGCGCCCGCAAGGTGGAGAACGCCACGGGTGAGCTGGTCGGCGTCACGCTCGGGGACGACCTGTCCCGTGTCATCCCCTCCGAGCTGGCGGGCCTCGGCCTGCCCGAGCTGCGCGCGGTGTTCGCCGCGCGCTACGCCGCCGGGGAGCTGATGCTCTACGACGCCCAGGGCGAGCAGACCACCGGCCAGGGCGCCATCGTCGCGTGCGTCGACACCTCGCACTCCATGTACGCGGCGGGGCCCGGCGGCGTCACCCGGGAGGCGTGGTCCAAGGCATGCGCCCTGGCCCTGCTGGACCAGGCCCGCCACGCGGGGCGCGACTTCGTCGGCATCCTGTTCTCCGCCGCCGACAAGCTCCGGGTCTTCCGCTTCCCCGCCGACGCGCCGCGGCCCGCCGGTATCGACCCGATCCTCGACTTCGCGGAGACCTTCCTCGGCGGCGGCACCAGCTACCAGGCGCCGCTGACGGCGGCCGCCGGACTGCTGGCGGAGGAGTTCGACGCCGCCGCCCGCACACGTGGCGACATCGTGATGATCACCGACGACGAATGCGGTGTCACCGAGGAGTGGATGCGCGGCTGGAAGGACGCCAAACACCGGTTGGGGTTCCGGGTCTTCGGCGTGGTCATCGGCGCCCCGCGCGCCACCGAGACCGGCTCGGTCCTGGAGGCCCTGTGCGACAACCTCCGCTCCATCGAGGACCTCACCGACGTCCACGCGGCCGCCGACCTCTTCCGCGTGATCTGA
- a CDS encoding AAA family ATPase: MDAEGTQDAHDTPGAEDTPDAEDTQGADAPDTPDAQDTAKRLRAIIDELSDRFYERADVVRTLVVTLLAGQHSLVLGPPGTAKSELARELTGRVEGAAYWEILLSKFTAPTRMFGPIDVAALARGEYRQVYDGRATTAHIAFIDEIFKCSTAALNETLGYLNERIYHPENGGPPIRCPLIGAITASNELPGGEDSAAIYDRLLVRIEVGYLEDPSNFAALVRSAVSRPAAPPRTTVELTALRHAVAGAVPAVDVPDAIVDAVCTLRAALRRKELIASDRRWRQAVGLLQASAYLDGRPAVAETDLSVLTHVLWDSPAERPTVEREVLHLVNPDAKEALDLADALDELEAQLDAMAGQSREALSEWVIRQAHNKLAMAGKRLERLRQDAARAGRSTAAIDRVTGRQRAVRARVLTEALGVDASMVQAQL, encoded by the coding sequence ATGGATGCTGAGGGCACACAGGACGCACACGACACGCCGGGCGCAGAGGACACGCCGGACGCCGAGGACACACAGGGCGCGGACGCACCCGACACGCCGGACGCGCAGGACACCGCCAAGAGGCTGCGGGCCATCATCGACGAGCTGTCGGACCGCTTCTACGAGCGCGCCGACGTGGTGCGGACGCTGGTGGTGACGCTGCTGGCCGGGCAGCACTCCTTGGTACTCGGGCCGCCCGGGACGGCGAAGTCCGAGCTGGCCCGGGAGCTCACGGGCAGGGTCGAGGGCGCGGCCTACTGGGAGATCCTGCTGTCGAAGTTCACCGCGCCCACGCGGATGTTCGGCCCCATCGACGTGGCCGCGCTGGCCCGGGGCGAGTACCGCCAGGTCTACGACGGCCGCGCCACGACCGCGCACATCGCCTTCATCGACGAGATCTTCAAGTGCTCCACGGCGGCGCTCAACGAGACGCTGGGCTACCTCAACGAGCGGATCTACCACCCCGAGAACGGCGGCCCCCCGATCCGCTGCCCGCTGATCGGGGCCATCACGGCGAGCAACGAACTGCCCGGCGGAGAGGACTCGGCCGCGATCTACGACCGGCTGCTGGTGCGGATCGAGGTCGGCTATCTGGAAGACCCCTCGAACTTCGCCGCGCTGGTCCGCTCCGCCGTCAGCCGCCCGGCGGCACCGCCACGGACCACGGTCGAGCTGACCGCGTTGCGGCACGCCGTGGCCGGGGCCGTCCCGGCCGTGGACGTCCCCGACGCGATCGTGGACGCGGTGTGCACGCTGCGGGCCGCCCTGCGCCGCAAGGAGCTCATCGCCTCCGACCGCCGCTGGCGGCAGGCGGTGGGCCTGCTCCAGGCGTCCGCGTACCTCGACGGCCGCCCGGCGGTCGCCGAGACCGACCTGTCGGTGCTGACGCATGTGCTGTGGGACTCCCCCGCAGAACGCCCGACCGTCGAGCGCGAGGTGCTGCACCTGGTCAACCCCGACGCCAAGGAGGCGCTCGACCTGGCCGACGCCCTCGATGAGCTGGAGGCCCAACTCGACGCCATGGCCGGGCAGTCCCGCGAGGCGCTGAGCGAGTGGGTCATCAGACAGGCCCACAACAAGCTCGCCATGGCGGGGAAGCGGCTGGAGAGGCTGCGCCAGGACGCGGCGCGCGCCGGTCGCTCCACCGCCGCCATCGACCGGGTCACCGGCCGCCAGCGCGCCGTACGCGCCCGTGTGCTCACCGAGGCCCTCGGCGTGGACGCGAGCATGGTGCAGGCCCAGCTGTGA
- a CDS encoding dihydroxyacetone kinase family protein, with the protein MTRLFNDPARFTDDMITGFAAAHPGHVRAVPGGVVRTRPARAGKVAVLTGGGSGHYPAFCGVVGPGFADGSVIGDVFTSPSAARARSVAEAAEAGGGVLFLFGNYAGDVMNFRLAARQLEGDGIPARCFAVTDDIASAPADQTARRRGIAGGFVVFKTASAAAEEGASLEEVVRVAEHTNARTRTLGVAFDGCTLPGAEAPLFTVPEGRLGLGLGIHGEPGVSEDTLGTAEDLARALVTGLLADRPAGVGDGGRVAVVLNGLGATKYEELYVLWGAVARQLDEAGLTPVRPEVGELVTSLDMAGCSLTLSWLDEELERLWLAPADTPAFCRTAPPEPPLDDAAVRPAAAPRRPERSAATASGAAVEVAELAVHALRAARDVLHRDAEDLGRLDAVAGDGDHGRGMSKGVDAALAAAEKAHTDRLAPAAVLAAAGDAWAAEAGGTSGALWGVGLRAIGAALPADRAPEREELASAAADALTAVTSLGGAEVGDKTLVDALAPFATAFATGLRTGAPVSEAYASAVAEARTAAENTAGLRPRLGRARPLADRSVGTPDPGATSLAAVLTAVTTLRATTGSESV; encoded by the coding sequence ATGACCAGGCTCTTCAACGACCCCGCCCGGTTCACCGACGACATGATCACGGGCTTCGCCGCCGCCCATCCCGGGCATGTACGGGCCGTGCCCGGCGGTGTGGTGCGCACCCGCCCCGCCCGCGCGGGCAAGGTGGCCGTGCTCACCGGTGGCGGCTCCGGCCACTACCCCGCCTTCTGCGGTGTCGTCGGCCCCGGATTCGCCGACGGCTCGGTCATCGGCGATGTCTTCACCTCTCCGTCGGCCGCCCGCGCCCGCTCGGTCGCCGAGGCGGCGGAGGCGGGCGGCGGTGTCCTCTTCCTCTTCGGCAACTACGCGGGGGACGTGATGAACTTCCGGCTGGCGGCACGGCAGTTGGAGGGCGACGGGATTCCCGCCCGCTGCTTCGCCGTCACCGATGACATCGCCTCCGCCCCCGCCGACCAGACGGCGCGACGGCGTGGCATCGCGGGTGGCTTCGTCGTCTTCAAGACCGCGTCCGCGGCGGCCGAGGAAGGCGCCTCGCTGGAGGAGGTCGTCCGCGTCGCCGAGCACACCAACGCCCGTACCCGCACGCTCGGCGTGGCCTTCGACGGCTGCACCCTGCCGGGTGCCGAAGCGCCCCTGTTCACCGTTCCCGAGGGCCGGTTGGGCCTCGGCCTCGGCATCCACGGCGAACCGGGGGTCAGCGAGGACACCCTGGGCACCGCGGAGGACCTGGCCCGCGCCCTGGTGACGGGGCTGCTCGCGGACCGGCCCGCCGGGGTGGGCGACGGCGGGCGGGTCGCGGTCGTCCTGAACGGGCTCGGCGCCACGAAGTACGAGGAGCTGTACGTGCTGTGGGGCGCGGTGGCCCGCCAACTGGACGAGGCGGGGCTCACGCCCGTACGCCCCGAGGTCGGCGAACTCGTCACCAGTCTCGACATGGCCGGCTGCTCGCTGACCCTGAGCTGGCTGGACGAGGAGCTGGAGCGGCTGTGGCTCGCCCCGGCCGACACCCCGGCCTTCTGCCGTACGGCACCGCCGGAACCCCCGCTGGACGACGCCGCCGTGCGGCCCGCCGCGGCCCCGCGCCGCCCGGAGCGGTCCGCCGCCACGGCGTCCGGCGCGGCGGTCGAGGTCGCCGAACTGGCCGTCCACGCACTGCGCGCCGCCCGCGACGTACTGCACCGGGACGCGGAGGACCTGGGCCGGCTGGACGCGGTGGCGGGCGACGGCGACCACGGCCGTGGCATGTCCAAGGGCGTCGACGCGGCCCTGGCGGCCGCCGAGAAGGCGCACACCGACCGGCTCGCCCCGGCGGCGGTGCTGGCCGCCGCGGGGGACGCCTGGGCGGCGGAGGCCGGGGGCACCTCGGGGGCGCTGTGGGGCGTGGGCCTGCGCGCCATCGGCGCGGCGCTGCCCGCCGACCGGGCGCCGGAGCGCGAGGAGCTGGCATCCGCCGCCGCGGACGCGCTCACTGCGGTCACCTCGCTCGGCGGGGCCGAAGTGGGCGACAAGACCCTGGTCGACGCCCTCGCGCCGTTCGCCACCGCCTTCGCGACGGGGCTGCGGACCGGAGCCCCGGTCTCCGAGGCGTACGCGTCCGCCGTGGCCGAAGCCCGTACGGCCGCCGAGAACACCGCCGGGCTGCGCCCCCGCCTGGGCCGCGCCCGCCCCCTCGCCGACCGCAGCGTCGGCACCCCCGACCCCGGAGCCACCTCACTCGCCGCGGTGCTGACCGCGGTGACCACACTCCGCGCGACGACAGGAAGCGAATCCGTATGA
- a CDS encoding ribose-5-phosphate isomerase yields the protein MTTAHAFRIVVGCDDAGYDYKEALKRDLQADPRVAEVIDVGVGSDEHTAYPHVAVEAARRVAEGAADRALLVCGTGLGVAISANKVPGIRAVTAHDTYSVRRSVLSNNAQVLCFGQRVIGLELARALTDDWLAQSFDETSPSAEKVAAIRSYEG from the coding sequence ATGACCACCGCGCATGCCTTCCGGATCGTCGTCGGCTGCGACGACGCCGGTTACGACTACAAGGAAGCCCTCAAGCGGGATCTACAGGCCGACCCCCGGGTCGCCGAGGTCATCGACGTCGGCGTGGGCAGCGACGAGCACACCGCCTATCCGCACGTCGCGGTGGAAGCGGCCCGCCGCGTGGCCGAAGGCGCCGCCGACCGCGCCCTGTTGGTGTGCGGCACCGGCCTCGGCGTGGCCATCAGCGCCAACAAGGTCCCCGGCATCCGCGCGGTCACCGCCCACGACACCTACTCCGTGCGCCGCTCGGTCCTCAGCAACAACGCCCAGGTGCTCTGCTTCGGCCAGCGCGTCATCGGCCTGGAGCTCGCCCGCGCGCTCACCGACGACTGGCTCGCGCAGAGCTTCGACGAGACCTCCCCGTCGGCGGAGAAGGTCGCCGCCATCCGGAGCTACGAGGGTTGA
- a CDS encoding class I SAM-dependent methyltransferase, whose amino-acid sequence MTGDPEKRTNRRDLGRVFNEVAEVYDRVRPGYPDQLFADLVDITGMDERSSVLEVGCGTGQATRSLAALGCSVTAIEPGRDMAALARRRLAAFPGVEVETSTFEEWDDRGARFDTLVAASSWHWVDPSIGWRRAHDVLRPGGRLALLGHVVVRRPGEPEVYAETADLHERFCPGNPDWGHPPLEDDVRGTDEGWGPVDDPGDLFGPTTVRWYPTVQWFTGEGFADHLRSTSLYRRLDRDVREPLLDAIAERILTRMGDRAPRRCLSVLRIGQRTAARPALDQPS is encoded by the coding sequence GTGACTGGTGATCCGGAGAAGCGCACGAACCGACGCGACCTCGGGCGGGTGTTCAACGAGGTGGCCGAGGTCTACGACCGGGTCCGGCCGGGGTACCCCGACCAGCTGTTCGCGGACCTCGTCGACATCACCGGCATGGACGAGAGGTCGTCGGTACTGGAGGTGGGCTGCGGTACCGGGCAGGCGACGCGCTCGCTGGCGGCGCTCGGATGCTCGGTGACCGCCATCGAGCCGGGCCGGGACATGGCCGCGCTCGCGCGCCGGCGGCTCGCCGCCTTCCCCGGCGTCGAAGTCGAGACATCGACATTCGAGGAGTGGGACGACCGCGGCGCCCGCTTCGACACCCTCGTGGCCGCGTCCTCCTGGCACTGGGTCGACCCGTCGATCGGCTGGCGCCGAGCGCACGACGTACTCCGCCCCGGCGGCCGGCTGGCGCTGCTCGGCCACGTCGTCGTCCGCCGGCCTGGAGAGCCTGAGGTGTACGCCGAGACCGCCGATCTCCACGAGCGGTTCTGCCCCGGGAACCCCGACTGGGGCCATCCGCCGCTCGAGGACGACGTACGCGGCACCGACGAGGGCTGGGGGCCGGTCGACGACCCCGGCGACCTGTTCGGCCCGACGACCGTGCGCTGGTACCCGACCGTTCAGTGGTTCACCGGGGAAGGCTTCGCCGATCACCTCCGCTCGACGTCGCTCTACCGGAGACTCGACCGCGACGTCCGCGAGCCCCTGCTCGACGCCATCGCCGAGCGCATCCTCACCCGCATGGGCGACCGGGCGCCACGCCGCTGTCTGAGCGTGCTCCGGATCGGACAGCGCACCGCCGCCCGGCCCGCGCTCGATCAACCCTCGTAG
- a CDS encoding FGGY family carbohydrate kinase codes for MIVGVDIGTSVTKAQLISRDGRNTPAHEARSTVYTLPGHRVEQDLDDVVGTVETVVRAALADAAQLGDEPAEALALTGQGDGLWLRDASGASVGRALSWMDGRAADRLDRWTADGTLHALHRRTGVGLFPGSAAPLLAHLAAHEPERLAAAEVAGYCVDAVVQRLTGAVTVDVSDASQPFLDVATRTYDETALELCGLSAHRRLLPDPAPPGTLHRLLPDAARRLGLPAGLPVSAGPFDIPACAFGSGVAEPGEGNLIIGTTLAAQVLDTEPRPALAEDPAGMVLATPYEGRFLRVMPAMIGTAGLDWLLKLLDVKIEALDALLVQSPPGAAGVTALPFLSTSGERAPFVDPRARGRFDGLSPLAGRADLIRALCEAVAYSARHCMETLGVTRTVTACGGGARSGEWARIFAGVLGGDLEVCDDAVGIRGAAHVAWRSLGTPVDPGAWRARLRTVTAERGLIDHYAEGYAAYRQTLDTAREGWSTR; via the coding sequence ATGATCGTCGGAGTCGACATCGGCACCTCGGTCACCAAGGCCCAGCTGATCTCCCGCGACGGCCGTAACACCCCCGCGCACGAGGCCCGCAGCACCGTCTACACCCTGCCCGGACACCGCGTCGAGCAGGACCTGGACGACGTCGTGGGCACCGTGGAGACCGTCGTACGGGCGGCGCTCGCCGACGCCGCGCAGCTGGGCGACGAACCGGCCGAGGCCCTGGCCCTCACCGGTCAGGGCGACGGCCTGTGGCTGCGCGACGCCTCGGGCGCCTCCGTCGGCCGCGCGCTGTCCTGGATGGACGGCCGGGCCGCGGACCGGCTCGACCGGTGGACCGCCGACGGCACCCTGCACGCCCTGCACCGGCGCACCGGCGTCGGGCTCTTCCCCGGCTCCGCGGCGCCCCTGCTGGCGCATCTGGCCGCGCACGAGCCGGAGCGGCTGGCGGCCGCCGAGGTCGCCGGGTACTGCGTGGACGCCGTCGTACAACGGCTGACCGGCGCGGTGACCGTCGACGTCTCCGACGCCTCGCAGCCGTTCCTCGACGTGGCCACCCGTACGTACGACGAGACCGCGCTCGAGCTGTGCGGGCTCTCCGCACACCGCCGGCTGCTGCCGGACCCGGCGCCGCCCGGCACCCTGCACCGGCTGCTGCCCGACGCCGCCCGGCGGCTGGGCCTGCCCGCGGGGCTGCCGGTCTCCGCCGGCCCGTTCGACATCCCCGCCTGCGCCTTCGGCTCGGGGGTCGCCGAACCGGGCGAGGGCAACCTCATCATCGGCACCACCCTCGCCGCCCAGGTCCTGGACACCGAGCCGCGCCCGGCGCTCGCCGAGGACCCGGCCGGGATGGTGCTGGCCACCCCGTACGAGGGCCGGTTCCTGCGGGTCATGCCCGCCATGATCGGCACCGCGGGCCTGGACTGGCTGCTGAAGCTGCTCGATGTGAAGATCGAGGCGCTGGACGCGCTGCTCGTCCAGTCCCCGCCCGGCGCCGCGGGCGTCACCGCGCTGCCGTTCCTGTCCACCAGCGGCGAGCGCGCGCCCTTCGTCGACCCGCGGGCCCGCGGCCGGTTCGACGGCCTCTCCCCGCTGGCCGGCCGCGCCGACCTGATACGGGCGCTGTGCGAGGCCGTCGCCTACTCGGCCCGGCACTGCATGGAAACCCTCGGCGTCACCCGCACCGTCACCGCCTGCGGCGGTGGCGCGCGCTCCGGGGAGTGGGCGCGCATCTTCGCCGGTGTCCTCGGCGGCGACCTGGAGGTCTGCGACGACGCCGTGGGCATCCGCGGCGCGGCCCATGTCGCCTGGCGCTCCCTGGGCACCCCGGTCGACCCCGGCGCCTGGCGCGCCCGCCTCCGTACCGTCACCGCCGAGCGCGGGCTGATCGACCACTACGCCGAGGGCTACGCCGCCTACCGCCAGACCCTCGACACCGCACGCGAAGGCTGGAGCACACGATGA
- a CDS encoding 2-hydroxyacid dehydrogenase encodes MTTVLVSGDDFIAPELFSAALSESLPSAGLTFRTLRTRWPNEPFGPVGADGQGNGGVKEASGTEEQVLEALGDASVALTQMAPFTARVIREAPALKFIGVARGGPVNVDLAAATAAGIPVTLTPGRNAAAAAEFAVGLILAAMRRITQADAALKEGIWRGDYYAYENAGLELDGATVGLVGYGAIGSIVARVLRAFGAHVLVSDPYADQARAHADGVELTALEDLLRRSSVVSLHARVTPETRHLLNADNLALLPEGAVLVNSARGELLDYAPLPGLLESGRLGALALDVYDIEPPPADWPLHKAPNVITTPHLAGATRQTADRAALITAGEAARFLRGEPLRHVANPEVLTGSRP; translated from the coding sequence ATGACCACGGTCCTGGTATCCGGCGACGACTTCATCGCCCCCGAGCTGTTCTCCGCCGCCCTGAGCGAGAGCCTGCCCTCCGCCGGGCTGACCTTCCGCACGCTGCGCACCCGCTGGCCGAACGAACCCTTCGGGCCGGTCGGGGCCGACGGGCAGGGGAACGGCGGGGTCAAGGAGGCCAGCGGCACCGAGGAGCAGGTGCTGGAGGCGCTCGGCGACGCGAGTGTCGCCCTCACCCAGATGGCGCCCTTCACCGCCCGTGTCATCCGCGAGGCACCCGCGCTGAAGTTCATCGGCGTGGCCCGCGGCGGCCCGGTCAACGTGGACCTGGCCGCCGCCACCGCCGCCGGGATCCCCGTCACCCTCACACCGGGCCGCAACGCCGCCGCGGCCGCCGAGTTCGCCGTCGGCCTGATCCTCGCCGCCATGCGCCGCATCACCCAGGCCGACGCGGCCCTCAAGGAGGGCATCTGGCGCGGTGACTACTACGCCTACGAGAACGCGGGTCTCGAGCTCGACGGCGCCACCGTCGGCCTCGTCGGGTACGGGGCCATCGGCTCGATCGTGGCCCGGGTGCTGCGTGCCTTCGGCGCACACGTCCTCGTCTCCGATCCGTACGCGGACCAGGCGCGGGCACACGCCGACGGTGTCGAGCTCACCGCCCTGGAGGACCTGCTGCGGCGCAGCTCCGTGGTGAGCCTGCACGCCCGGGTCACCCCCGAGACCCGGCATCTGCTCAACGCCGACAACCTCGCGCTGCTGCCCGAGGGCGCCGTCCTCGTCAACTCGGCCCGCGGTGAACTGCTCGACTACGCCCCGCTGCCCGGCCTGCTGGAGTCCGGCCGGCTCGGCGCGCTCGCCCTCGACGTCTACGACATCGAGCCGCCCCCGGCCGACTGGCCGCTGCACAAGGCCCCCAACGTCATCACCACCCCCCACCTGGCGGGCGCCACCCGGCAGACCGCCGACCGGGCCGCCCTGATCACCGCAGGCGAAGCCGCCCGCTTCCTGCGCGGCGAACCGCTGCGGCACGTGGCCAATCCGGAGGTGCTGACCGGGAGCCGGCCATGA